GCCAAGGCCGCTTTCTTCCTACCCTCGCTCCTCCTACGGAGGGTGCTTTCTACGGCCGCTTCTTCGGCGGCACCGCCGGTATCCCGAGGAACGGCAGCCGCAGCGCGCCGAACGCCGACGCCGGGACCGCCGGCGACTTCGGCGCGACCGGCCCGCACCGTACGTACGCCGTCCCCGCCGACCCCGCCGACTGCTCCGGACGCGGGTCGGGCTCGCCCTTGTTGGGCCAGAAGGACATCGCGCGCTCCGCCTGGGCGGTGATGGTCAGCGACGGGTTGACGCCCAGGTTGGCCGAGACCGCCGAACCGTCGACGACCGAGATGCCGGGATGCCCGTACAGCCGGTGGTACGGGTCGATCACCCCGTGCTCCGGCCCGGCGCCGATCGGGCAGCCGCCGAGGAAGTGCGCGGTGAGCGGGGTGCCCATCAGTTCGCCGATGTTCGAGCCCGCGAAGCCGTTGATCTCGTCGGCGAGCAGGGACGCCGTCCGCGTACCCGCCTCGATCTGCTGGGGGTTGGGCGCGCCGTGTCCCTGACGGGCCGTCAGCAACCCTTTGCCGGGGCCCTTCCGCTTGCGGTACGTCGTCAGCGAGTTGTCGACGGACTGCATCACCAGGCCGATGACGGTCCGCTCCGACCAGCGCCGGTTGGAGAGCGAACGGGCCGCGCGGACCGGGTGCCTGGCCACGTTGCCGAGCCAGCCCGCGAACCGGCGGCCGTTCTCACTGTAGGGGACCTGGAGGATGGAGAGCGTACCCATCGCGTTGGAGCCCCTGCCGTAACGGACCGGTTCCACATGGGTGTCGGCGTCCGGGTGGAAGGACGACGTGATGGCGACCCCCCGGGTGAAGTCCACGCCCGCTGCCGCGCCGGACGCCGCCGCGCCGTGCTTCTTCCGGTAGCGCCGGTCGGTGGTCTGCGCGCCCACCAGGGCCTCGGAGTTGGTACGGGTCAGCTCACCGAGCCGGTCGGAGAGGCGCGGCAGCCGCCCCAGGTCCTTCATCGTGTGCAGCAGGGTCTGCGTCCCGTACGTCCCCGCCGCGACGACCACATGGCGGGCCCGCAGCACGCGCGGCGCGGAAGTGCGGCGGTGCGTGGGGACGGTCCCGACACGGTGGCCGCCCGCCGGGTCCTCGGTGATGTCGACCACCGTCGTCATCGGGCGGACGACCGCCCCCGCCTGCTCGGCGAGGTACAGATAGTTCTCGTTGAGGGTGTTCTTGGCGCCGTGACGGCAGCCGGTCATGCACTCCCCGCACTGCGCGCAGGCCCGTCGCGCGGGGCCCGCGCCGCCGAAGTACGGGTCGCCGACGGAGGCGCCCGGCTCGGCCCGCGCCGTCCCGTCGGCGTCCTGTCCGTCGCCGAAGAAGACCCCGACGGGCGCCAGGTGGAAGGTGTCGCCCACGCCCATCGCCCGCGCGGTCGCCCGGAGATGGACGTCCGAGGGGGTCATGGTCGGGTTGAGCCGGACGCCGAGCATGCGGCGCGCCTGGTCGTAGTACGGGGCGAGTTCGGCCCGCCAGTCGGTGATACCGGCCCACTGGCGGTCCTCGAAGAACGCCTTCGGCGGCTCGTACAGCGTGTTCGCGTAGTTGAGCGAGCCGCCGCCGACACCCGCGCCGGCGAGGACCATGACATTGCCGAGCAGATGGACCCGCTGGATGCCGAAGAGGCCGAGGGCCGGGGCCCACAGGTAGTTCCTGAGGTCCCAGGAGCTTTTCGGGAGGGTGCCGGGGGTGAAGCGGCGGCCGGCTTCGAGTACGGCGACGCGGTAGCCCTTCTCGGTCAGGCGCAGCGCGGCGACGGCACCGCCGAAGCCGGACCCGACGACGATGACGTCGTAGTCGTGGCCGTGGCCGTGGTCCTGGTCCTGGTCCTGGTCGCGGTCGTGTTCACGGCCCTGATCGTTGTCGTTCTCGTTGTCGCGACTGGAGCCGGAGCCGGCGGCGCGGTCGGAAGCGTGGTCGGAAGCGTGGTCGCCGTCGCGGGCCGGCCCCCCTTCCGTGCCCGCGTCACTGGCACCCCCGCCCGCGTCCTGGCGCACGCCCTCACCCACGTCCTCACCCGGCTTCCCGCCCGCGTCCTCCGCGCTCCGCGCTCGGTTCTCCCCTGACATCGGCTCTCCTCCCCGTCGGATCAGCGCAGCCGCAATGCCTTGAGCGCGCGCAGGCTCCTGGTCATGAGCGCGGCGTACGACTCGTCGTCCATCCCCATCGACGGCGCCATCGGGAGCACGCGCTGCTCCGCCACGGTCTGGACCTCGGTGAACTTGAGGATGCCCTCGGCGCCGTGCCTGCGGCCGAGTCCGGAGTCCTTCATGCCGCCCATCGGTGCCCGCACGCTCCCGTACGCCGGGGCGAAGCCCTCGTTGATGTTGACGGTGCCGGTGCGCAGCCGGGCGGCGATCGCGTGCCCGCGTCCGCCGTCGCGCGTCCACACGCTCGAATTGAGGCCGTACGGCGTGGCGTTGGCCAGTTCGACGGCCTCGTCCTCGTCGCGGAACCGGTACACGGAGACGACCGGGCCGAACGTCTCCTCGGCGCACACCGACATCGGCGGCTCGACGCCCTCCAGGATGGTGGGCTCGTAGAAGTACGGTCCGATGTCGGGCCGCGCGACACCGCCCGCGAGGATCCGCGCGCCCTTGGCGACGGCTTCCTCCACATGGCCGGTGACGGTGCGGAGCTGGCGCTCGCTGATCAGGGAGCCCATGTCGGCGCCGTACGCGAGCGCGCTGCCGAGCCGCATCGCCTTCGTCCGGGCGACGAACCGCTCCAGGAACGTGTCGGCGACCGACTCGTGGACGTACAACCGCTCGATGGAGACGCAGAGTTGGCCGGCGGTGGAGAAGCAGGCGCGCACCGCCCCGGCGGCGGCCTTCTCGATGTCGGCGTCGTGCAGGACGAGCATGGCGTTCTTGCCGCCGAGTTCGAGGGACGCGCCGACGAGCCGGCTCGCCGCGCGCCGCGCGACCTCACGGCCGGTGCGGGTGGAGCCGGTGAAGGAGATGTAGTCGCCGCGCTCGACGACCTCGGGCCCGACGACCGGCCCCTCGCCGATCACCACCTGCCACACCCCGGCCGGGAGTCCGGCCTCGACCAGCAGGTCACGCGCCCAGAGCGCGGTGAGCGCGGTCTCGGTGTCGGGCTTCATCACCACGGCGTTGCCCGCGACGAAGGCGGGCAGCGCGTCGCCGACGGACAGCTCCAGCGGGTAGTTCCAGGGGGCGATCTGGCCGACGACCCCGCGCGGCTGGCGCAGTTCGGTGACCTTGGTCAGCAGGGGTACGGCGCCGAGGTGCCGTCTCGGCCGCAGATACGCGGGGGCCCGGCGCCCGTAGTGCCGGGCGGCGACGGCGACGGCCTGGACCTCCTCGTGCGCGTGCAGCCTGGCCTTGCCGGTCTCCAGCTGGATGAGGTCGAGGACCTCGGCCTGGCGTTCCAGCAGCAGGTCGTGGAAGCGGAGCAGGACGGCGGCCCGGCGCCGTACGGGAGTGGCCGCCCAGAGCCGCTGCGCGGCGCGGGCGCGCGCGAAGGCCGCGGCGACGTCCTCGGGGGTGGACGCGGGCAGGTCGGCGAGCTTCTCGCCGGTGGACGGATCGTGGTTCGCGGTACGGCCCGAGCCCACGACACCCCGGATGAGCTGGGCGAGCACCTCCGGGGTGACCACGTCGGCGGCGGTGCGGACGCCCGGGGGCACCGGAGCGACGGGGTTGGTCGTGGGGGCCTGTGAGTCCGTCATGAGTGCGAGCGTATGTCGCGTCCGTACCCTTGGGTACCCGCCGGTAACACCTTTTCGCCAGGTACCGGGCGCGGGTGCGCCGGCGCGCGGCTCAGGCCAGCTGGTCGCTCTCGATCACCAGGTGCTCGACGAGGTCGGAGAAGAGTTCCTCGCCGTCCGTCACGGCGTTCCCCTCGGCGGGCATCGACACACGGAGCCGCCAGTGCAGGCCGTCCTCTCCGGGGACGACGAGCTCGTGGTAGCGGTAGCGGATCGGCACTTCGGACGAGTCGGTGTAGTCCGTGAAGTCGACGATGTTCTCGAAAGCCTTGCCGGAGCCCTCGAACGACGCGTCGGCCTCACGGTATTTCGCGTCCTTCATCTCCGTGGCGTTCTCACCGCCGCCCTTGTAGTACGCCTCGAACGCGTTCGGCGCGGCGGCCAGGACCTCGTTGTCGGGAAGCTTCTGCACCCGCTCCATGAAGATGCCGAAGACCCCGCTCGGATCGCGGAAGCTGACGCGCGTCTCGTCGGTCGGACTCTCCTGGAATCTCCGGTAGTCCTTCGGGACGGCCAGCTCGGCCTGGAGGATCTCCTTCTCCGGTCGCACTCCCCAGCCCTCCGGCAGTTCCTCGGCGGCGAGCGGGTTGAAGAAGATCAGCACCACGGCGAGGACCACCGCGAGGAGCCCGGCGCCGAGCCCGTACCGGGCCTTGCGGTTGCGGTACAGGACCGGCGGGACCCACTTGTTGTCCGAACCGCCGGGCACCGCGGGGTGCGGTACCACCGCCGTGGGCGGCAGCGGCGGACTGGCCACCGACTCCAGTACGGCCCGTGCCTCGGCGGCCGTGGGACGCGCCGCCGGGTCCTTCCGCAGGAGCTGCATCACGAGCATGCCGAAGGCACCGGACCCGCGCGCGGGAATCTGCGGCTCGGCGGAGAGCACGGCCTGGAGGGTGGCGGGGATGTTCGAGCGGCGGTACGGGGACATGCCCTCCACCGCCGCGTACAGCACCACGCCCAGCGACCACAGGTCCGACTCGGGGCCGGGGCGCTGTCCGAGCACCCGCTCGGGGGCGATGTACTCCGGTGAGCCGACGAAGGCACCCGTCTCGGTGAGCCCCTGCTGGCCCTCGACCTGGGCGATGCCGAAGTCGCTCAGGACGACGCGGTCGGCCCGCCCGAGCAGGACGTTGTCCGGCTTCACGTCACGGTGCAGGACCCGGGCCTCGTGGGCGGCGTTGAGGGCGTTCAGTACGGCCAGCCCGATCCTGGCGGCCTCACGCGGGTCGAGCGTGCCCTCCTGAAGACGGTCGGCGAGCGACTGGCCGCGCACCAGTTCCATGACGATCCACGGCTTGGAGTCCTCCACGACCACGTCGTGCATGGTGACGACCGAGGGGTGGTCGATCCGGGCCGCCGAGGTGGCCTCGCGGCGCATCCTCCGGTGGACGGTGTCGCGTTCCTGCTCGCTCAAGTGGTCGGGAACGCGCGGCTCCTTGACCGCCACGTCACGGTCCACGACCTCGTCGTGCGCCAGCCAGACCGTGCCCATGCCGCCGTGGCCGAGCCGCGAGACGAGCCGGTACCGCCCGCCCAGCACCCGCCCGACCGACGGGTCCGGCCGCATGGGCGCCTGTCGTGCCGCCTGCGTCGGCTCGTACCCGGCGCCCTGGGGGACGGGGGGCGCCTGCTGCGGCACCTGCGGCTGGTGCCCGCCGCCCTGCGGCTGCGGTGACTGCGCCTGAGGCGACCGCGGCTGCGGCGGCCGAAGCTCGTAGCTGGTGGGCTCGTTCGCCCGTCCCCCGTCGTTCGTCATGCGCACATCCTTACGGACGTCGCCCCGCGAAAACCACCAGGGGGCGACAGCGGGTGCAGAGCCGTGACATCAGCGCTCCGGCGGGCCGCCCGCGCCGTCCGGCTCCCAGCCCGTGAGCACGGTCTCGAACTGGACGCGGGTGGTGGACCAGTCCTCGGCCGGGCCCGCCATGTAGAGCGCGTACTCCGTCAGGCCGTCGGGCGAGTAGTGCATCTGGTCGATCGCGCGGCGCTCGCCGTCGTGACCCTGCCGTTCGGTCCAGGTGAACTCCCAGATCGCGGCCTTCGTCTGGTCCCGGAAGGTGTTGGGACGCAACTTGATCCGGTCGTACTCCGGCAGTTTGCCCACCTCCTCCTCCAAGGCCAGCATGTGGGTGTACGGGTCCTTGAAGTCCGGGGTGGTGTCGACGGCGATGCGCAGCAGATGGCGGCCGTTGTCGGGGGTGTAGTCGATCTGGTCGCCGTCCGTCAGACGTTGCCAGCCCTGCGGGACGAGGAGGCTGAAGCCCGCCGGGTCGTCCACCCGTTCCCAGCCCTCCGGGACGTCGCCGGCGCCCGGGTCCTGGTCGGACTCGCCGCCGCCCGTCGCGTCGGTCCCGCCGGTGCTGTCCGCGCTGTCGCCGCCGGTACCACCGGTACCGCTCGCGTTCTGTTCCTTGCCGTCGTCCGAGGGCCCCCCGCCCGTGTCCGCGCCGGTGCTTCGATCGTCCTGGTTGTTCTCCTGGAGCGCCAGGTAGCCGGCGCCGCCGCCGATCAGCGCGGCGGCGACGACCGCGACGAGCGCGACCCGCCAACGGCCGTTCCGGGCGGGTGCGGCGGGCGGAGCGGGCGCGGTGTGCGCGGTGTGCGGGTAGCCGTAGGACGGGGCCTGGCCGTACGGCGAGGGGTACGACGCGGCGGTCTGCGGCGGGGGCGTCGGGAACTGCGGCTGCGGGGACAGCGCGGGGTGCTGGGGCGGCGGGGCCGTGACCTGTGTGGTCGGTGCGTACGCCTGTGGTGTCTGAGGTGCCTGCGGCTCCCGCCCGTCCGCCACCTCCCGCAGCATCCGTTCCGCCCCGGCGGCGTCCGGGCGGGCCGCCGGGTCCTTGTGGAGCAGCGCCGTGATCACCGGGCCGAGGGCCCCGGCGCGTTCGGAGACGGGCGGGTCCTCGGCGATGACCGCCTGCATGGTGGCCACCGCCGACGTGCGGCGGAACGGGGAGGTGCCCTCCACCGCCGTGTGCAGCGTCGCGCCGAGCGACCACAGGTCGGAGGCCGGTCCCGGGTCGTTGCCGCGTACCCGTTCGGGCGCCAGGAAGTCGATGGAGCCGACGAGTTCACCGGTCCGGGTGATGGTGGCGTCGCCTTCGATCGCGGCGATCCCGAAGTCGCTGAGCAGCACCCGGCCGTCCCGTGCGAGCAGGACGTTGCCGGGCTTGACGTCGCGGTGCAGCACCCCGGCCGCGTGCGCGGCGCGCAGGGCGTCGAGGACCTGGAGGCCGATCCGTGCCGCCTCGCGCGGTTCGACGGGGCGGGAGGCGAGCGTCTCGGCGAGCGAGGAGCCGTCCACGTACTGCATGACGATCCACGGCCGGCCGCCGTGGTCGAGCACGTCGTGGACCGTCACCACGGCGGGGTGGCTGATCCGGGCGGCGGCTCGGGCCTCTTTCTGGGTGCGGGCGTGCAACATGGCGCGGTCGGCGGCCGATACGTACAGCGCGGCCGTCAACTCCTTGAGCGCGACTGTCCTGTTGAGCAGTTCGTCGTAGGCGCGCCACACCTTGCCCATGCCGCCGCTGCCGATCGCCGGGCCCAACCTGTAGCGCCCGGCGAGCAGTTGCCCCTCGCGCGTTCCCTCAGAATCTTCCACGTGCCCCTGCCTGTTCCTCGGAAATGACAGGTTACGGAGCGGACGCGCCGGCACGGAACAGCGCCCCGTGCCTGAAACAGCACCGTGACACGCGGCCCGGCCGGGCGCGGGCGTACGCGCGGCGCGGCTACGGGCGCGGAGGCCGGGGTACGGGCGCGGCGCGTGGCCGGGCGTGCGCGGTCAGTCGGTGATCCGGTAGGAGCCGGTGGCCTGTTGGTAGATCTCGCTGACCTTGTCGCGCTGGTCGGTGGGGCCGATGACCTGGACGATGTGGTAGCTGTCGCCGACGATCATCGCGAGGTTCCGGACGTAGACCTCGCCGCCGCCGCTGCTCTGCCAGGTGAACTGGCCCTCGGCCATGCGCTGTTGGCCCACGTCGATCCGGCGCAGCCCGGAGGCCGTGGCCCAGGAGGAGTCCCGGAAGGGCTGCAACTCCCTTTCCTTATCCCGCTGGTAGGCGAGCGGGTCGTCGCCGTTGTCGGCGACGGTGTCCCGGCCCGGCACCACGATGAGCGTGAAGTCGCCGCGCCCGTAGCGGACTTGACCACTGTCGTTGATCGGACGGCGCTGCCAGGTCTTGTCCACGCCGATCTCGAAGCCCTCGGGGTCCTTGCGCAGGGCGTAGCCGTCCGCGAGGTCGGCCGGGTTCCCGGAGGTCTGCGGCGTCGAGGAGTTGGGGACGTCCGGTTCGTCGTCGCCCCCGTCCGGAGTGGTGTCCGGACCGGTGTCGGGGTTCTGCGGCTGCGCGCTCGTGGGCGCGCTCGGGTCCGCCGCCGCGCCGGTTCCGGGCTTCTCCTCGTCGGCCTTCGGCAGAAGCATCACGGCGAGGGCGATGACGGCGATCATCAGCGTGAGGATCGCCACGAGCAGGACCCGGCCGAGCGAGCGGGGCCCGCGCGAACCGCCGCCGCGCGGCTCGCGGTACTCCCGCTCGCCGAAGTCGTCGTCGCGGTGGTCCCGTTCGGGGAGGACGCGCTCCGGCTGTTCGTGGCGCGGCTCGGCGTACGCCTCGCCGTGCGACGCGCGCGCGGCGGACCGGCCGCCCTTCTCCCGGCGCTCCTTGGCCTTCTTGTGACGGTGCCGTCCGTCGCCCCGACGGCCGCGGCGCTTGCGGACCAGTTCGCCGCGGCGGCGCACGATGGGCAGCCGCTCGTCCACGGAGGGCACGGCGACGACGTCGAGACCGGCGTCCGGCTCGGGGGCCGAGCGGATCAGCGAGCGCAGCCAGCCGCGCAGCTCCTCGAAGTCCGGCCGCTCCGTGGGGTCCTGGCGCAGCAGCGACTCGACGACGGGGCGCAGCGGGCCGCACTCCTCGGCGAAGGCGGGCGGTTCGGAGCAGACGAGCTGGACCAGTTCGGCCGCGTTCTCCTCCGGGTACGGGGCGTGGCCCTGGACCGCGCGGTAGAGCAGCGCGCCGAGTGCCCACAGGTCGGTGGACGGGCCGATGGGCGGGGCGAGCTGCCAGTTCTCGTGGACCGGTCCGGCCTGCTCGGGGGCCCAGCGTTCGGTGACGGCGCCGACGACGGCTATCCGGGCCTGCCGTGCGCGTTCGGCGGCGAGCGGGGTGGCGGGGCCCCGGTAGGCGGGGGTCGTCCCGCCCGCGACGACCTCGTCCCAGCGGCCGGGGGAGGCGGACGATCCGGGGACGGCGGGCAGTTGGGACGACTGCCGCTGGGCGTCGGCGCGCATGGCGTCGCCGCTGCCGGAGGGGTGCCAGCCGCCGCCACCGCCGGTGCCGCCGGCCGCGTTGTCCTGGCGGAGGTACGGGGAGGTGCCGCCGGCCTGGGGCAGCGCGGGAACGCCGGGGGTGCCGGGCGCCCGGCGGTACGGGTCGCCGCCGCCGGCCGGAAGCGGGCGGGAGCCGTCGCCGGGGCCCGAGGGTCCGTCGTGCCAGGTGCCCGCGAGTCGCACGCGGCGGGGCGGCTGGGGGTCGTCGGGGTCCGGGTCCTGTCCGGGGGTGTCGGAGCCGTACGTGTCGTGGCCCGGCTGGTCGCCGTCGCGGGGAACGGCCCACCAGTCGGGGTCGTTCGCGTCCTGCGAGGGGCCTGCCGTGCCGGTACCGCCGGTGGGGCCGCCGCCCCGGCCCGCGGGGGCCGAGGGGTCCGACAGGGGCACGGGACGCTGCACCGGGACGCTGCCGCTGTCGCGCTGCTGGTCCTCGTTGACGCGCGCGGCGGCGCGCGCTCCGGCGCGGTAGGCGGCGATGGCTCCGGCGCGGGCGGCGCGGGTGTCGGCCGGGCCGCCGCGTGAGGGGGTGGCCGGCAGGGCGGGCCGGGGGCTGTAGGGGACGACGGGGGCCTGACCGCCCGTATCGCCGTCGCGGGGATCGCGGAGGTCGTGGGGGTCACGCGTGTCGCCGGCCCCCGGGTCGTGCGGGCCGCCGTGCGGACCGTCCCGGCCGGTTTCGGTGCCGCCGGTGTCGGGGCCGTGGCCCGCGAGGGGCCGGCCGAACGCGTCGGTGCCGTGCGGGACTTCGCCGTAGGACGAATCGCCGTACGGGCGCCCCTCGGCGTACCGCCCGTCGCCTCCCCCGGCTCCGTACGCACCGGTGCCGTACGACGAACCGTCGCCGTAGGAACCGTCGCCGTACGAGCCGTCCGGGTAGGGGCCGTCCGCCGAGCGGGCGGTCTCCAGCGCGGCGCGGCCGGGCGACGCGGGTCCGACCGGTACGCCCAGCGCGCCGGTCCCCGGCGGCAGTGCCTCGGAGTGCCCCGTCCGGCCCGCCGGGAGGCCCGTGCCGCCGCCCGCCGGTCCGATCGGCACGCCCGACGTCCGTGCGCCGCCTCCGATGCCCGTCCCGGTCCCCGGCGGGTGTCCGGCGCCGGGCAGGGAGCCCGGGACGGTGCCCGGCAAGGGTCCCGGGATCTCACCGGCGGGCCGGTAACCGGCGTCGAAGCCGCCCTCGCCGACCGTCTGGGGCACCGGCACATAGCCGCAGAGCGCCTCCTCGGCGGCGCCCGCCGCGAGGCCGGTCAGCACCACACGGCCGTCGTCGCAGACGAGCACCGTGCGGATGGTGATGTTCCGGTGGGTCCAGCCGTGGGCGTGCAGCACCCGGACGGCCGTGAGCACGTCCGAGGCGATCTCGGCGGCCCGGTAGGGGTTGAGCGGGCGCTCCGCGAGGAGGGCCGCCAGCGGCCTGGCCGCGACCAGTTCGCTCACTATCCACAGCGAGCCGCCCTCGGCGAAGACGTCGAAGACCTGGTCGAGCCGGGGGTGGTCGGGGATCTGCGCGGCGCTCTGCGCGGCCTCGATGGCGCGCCGGACCGCCGGGTCCGTGGGCCTGCGGGTGGTGCGGCCGGAGACCCGCCGGGTGGCCGCCGCTGCTTCCGGGTCGACCATCTCGGCGTCCACGACCTCGGGCAACGGCACCTGACGGACGAGGACTTCCTGCCCGCTGTAGGTGTCGAACGCGCGCGTCTCGACGAGGTCGAACTCGTCGGACGGAGGCAGGGGAAGGCGGTAGCGGTCGGCGAGTACCCGTCCCGCGTAGTCGTCCACGACGCCTCCCACACGCGCTGTCCCTGGGTCTCCGGAGCCTCGAAGACCTCGCGAAACCGCCAATTCCGGTCGTTTACCGGCCCATTGTGGCTGCGTACGGTTCGCGACTTCTCACGATACGTGGCCGGAGGCCAGTCTGCCGCCGGGTCACCGCAACACAGGTCTTAACCTTCCCGGCGAGCCGCGCCCGTACGCCCCGGCGCATCGGGCGCCTACCGGCCACGACCCGCCCCGGTCGCCGACCCGAACCGCCCTCACGGGCGTCGCATCAATGACCGGAACGGGTCGTACTACCCACGAGTTCGCGCCAACGCGGCCCGTTCGTTACGCCCTGCCTCCGCGCCCGCCGTCAGCCGGTCGGCTTGAAAGTGCTGTAAGCCGTCTCACGGAGCGTCCGGCACTCGTCGTCGTCCCACTCGGCCGCCTCACAGGTGATCATGATGGCGTAGCCGTGGCTGGAGTCGACCTTGAAGCCCCGGTTCTGCACCCGCACCCGTTCGCCGCTCTGATCGCGTTCGAACACCCAGTCGGCGACCGTCGGATAGCCGTTGTACTCCACCGAATCCAGGCTCAGGCGCTTGTAGTTGCCGAGGCTTCCCTTTATCTGGGCTTCGAGCCCTTCCCAGGCGCGCTTGGCGTCGTCGGTCGGGTTGGTGCTGAAGTCGACCTGGATACGGGGGAATCCGCCGTCCTCGCTGTAGATGGCGCCCGAGTTCTGGCCCGCCGTACCGGTACGGCGGAAGTCGTCCGGCATCGCCATGGAGAAGCGGAACTGCTTGTCGGTGACCGTCTTGAAGTCGTCCGGCACGCCCTTGCCGTCCGGTCCCGAACCGGAGCCGGAGCCCGAATCCCCGCTGCCCGTACCGGAGTTGTCCGTACCGGAGCTCTTGTCGGCCGACGGGCCGTCGGACGGCTCGCCGGCGCCGCCGTCGGCGGGATCCTGCGGTTTGTCCTGGCCCGCGGTGTCGCCGGTGCCGCTCTTGCTGTCGTCCCCGGCGGTGCTCCCGGCGGACGTGGCGGGATCGTCCTTGGCCGCGCCGCCCTTGTCGTCCGAACCGCCGTTGAGCGCGACCACGAGGACCACGGAGAGGATCGCCAGCAGGACGACCCCGGCGACGATCATCAGGGTGCGGCGCGGGACGACGTCGGCGAGCGAGGCCCGCGTCGCCGTGGTCCGCGCGGTGCCCCCGTCGGGGGTACCGGCGCCGACGGACGGGGACGCGGTGACCACTCCCGCGCCCGCGGTGCCCGCGCCGGACGCCGCGGCGGCGCCCTTCGTCCGGCCCGCCGCGGCGCCCGCCGCGGCGGCGCCCCGGTTCACGGCGGCTTCCTCGGTCCTGCTCCTGGGCACCTTCGGCCGGTCCCCGGACTCCGGTTCGAGCGGCGGGAGCGCCACGACACGCGTCGCGTCGAGAGCGGGCTCCGGTCCCGGGGAGTCGGGGGCGTCGACGACGCCCTGGAGCAGGGCCCGCGCGCCCGCGTCGTCCAGCCGCAGCGCCGGGTCCTTGGCCAGCAGGCCGTAGATGACCTCTTCCAGCGGGCCCGCGTTCTTCGGCGGGTCGAGCGGTTCGGTCATGACGGCCGTGAGGGTCGCGATGGCCGACCCCTTGTCGTACGGAGGGCAGCCCTCGACCGACGCGTAGAGCAGTCCGCCCAGCGACCAGAGGTCGGCGGCCGGGCCGGGCTTCTTGCCACGGGCGCGCTCGGGCGAGATGTACGAGGGGGCGCCGACGAGCATGCCGGTCGAGGTGACCGACGGGTCGCCCTCCACCTGCGCGATGCCGAAGTCGGTGAGCACGACCCGGCCGTCCTCGGCGATCAGCACGTTGGACGGCTTCACGTCGCGGTGCAGGATGCCCTCGCGGTGTGCCGAGCGCAGTACGTCCAGGATCGCCAGCCCGACCTCGGCGGCGCGCCGGGGGGTGAGCACCCCGTCCTCACGCACGGCCTCGGCGAGGGACTTGCCCTCGATCAGTTCCATGACGATCCAGGGGCGGTCGTCCTCGTCCACGACGTCGTAGACCGTGACCGCCCCGTTGTTGCGGATACGGGCGATCGCCTTGGCCTCGCGCAGGGTGCGCGTGATCAGACGGCGCTTCTCGTCCTCGTCGATGCTGCTGGGGAAGCGCAGTTCCTTGACGGCGACCGTACGGCCGAGTGTCTCGTCGACGGCCCGCCAGACCGTGCCCATGCCGCCCCGGCCGAGCACGTCACCGAGCCGGTACCGTCCGGCCAGCAGCCGGCCCTCGGCCTTTGCCTCAGCCTCCACCTCGACCTGGCGCTCCGTGTCGTCCGCGTCGTTCCCGGGGTCCCGCGCCGTGTCCCGCGACTGCTCCGCCTCCGCCATGCGTCCCCTCTGCGATCCCTGGTGTCCGCCTGCGCCCGGCATCCGTCGCACTGCCGAATGCCCGCCCGTCGGGCGAACGACGCCAGTCTGACGACATGCCCTGACGCCTGCCCGCGCGCGGCGCGGTAACGCGCCCTGACAGAGCCTTCATTGTCCCTCACTCCGGGGCATGCGATGCTCCCGGGTCGTCGATCCGGCGGGACGACGGCCCGAGCGGGCGCGGGCGCGGGGCCGTTGGGCGGGGTACGGCCGAACGGACCGCAGGTCAGAACCCAGTTCGTATCTCGAACTGGGGCGCCCGAAACCTGGCCGCGAAGCCGCGCACCGGGCGCCCCACCCGCCTCAATTCGCCCTGGAATCACACCAGAACGTCCCACGCCCCGGCGGATCCACCGACGGGATCCCCCGCGCGCCTTCTACAGAGGCACGATGTCCGGGGCCCCGAGCCGCGCCGCGTCCGCCGTCAGGTCGTCCGGCTGACGCTGCGACTCGCGCTCCGCCTCCACCCGCTTGCGGTAGTGCTCGACCTCCTTGTCGACCTGGTCCCGGTCCCAGCCGAGCACCGGCGCCATCAGCTCGGCGCACTCGCGGGCGCTGAGCGTGCCCCGGTCGAACGTCTCGATCGAGATCCGGGTGCGCCGGGTCAGGACATCGTCCAGATGCCGTGCCCCCTCGTGCGACG
Above is a window of Streptomyces sp. NBC_01498 DNA encoding:
- a CDS encoding serine/threonine-protein kinase is translated as MAEAEQSRDTARDPGNDADDTERQVEVEAEAKAEGRLLAGRYRLGDVLGRGGMGTVWRAVDETLGRTVAVKELRFPSSIDEDEKRRLITRTLREAKAIARIRNNGAVTVYDVVDEDDRPWIVMELIEGKSLAEAVREDGVLTPRRAAEVGLAILDVLRSAHREGILHRDVKPSNVLIAEDGRVVLTDFGIAQVEGDPSVTSTGMLVGAPSYISPERARGKKPGPAADLWSLGGLLYASVEGCPPYDKGSAIATLTAVMTEPLDPPKNAGPLEEVIYGLLAKDPALRLDDAGARALLQGVVDAPDSPGPEPALDATRVVALPPLEPESGDRPKVPRSRTEEAAVNRGAAAAGAAAGRTKGAAAASGAGTAGAGVVTASPSVGAGTPDGGTARTTATRASLADVVPRRTLMIVAGVVLLAILSVVLVVALNGGSDDKGGAAKDDPATSAGSTAGDDSKSGTGDTAGQDKPQDPADGGAGEPSDGPSADKSSGTDNSGTGSGDSGSGSGSGPDGKGVPDDFKTVTDKQFRFSMAMPDDFRRTGTAGQNSGAIYSEDGGFPRIQVDFSTNPTDDAKRAWEGLEAQIKGSLGNYKRLSLDSVEYNGYPTVADWVFERDQSGERVRVQNRGFKVDSSHGYAIMITCEAAEWDDDECRTLRETAYSTFKPTG